The window CTGTCTTCTCATAAAGCGACGTGGCCCGTGAAGAGGCCCCGCGGGGGAGGTTTTGGCGAGCCGGGTGCGATCAGATCGCACGGCGCGTCCCGGATGTTCCCTCAATGAAAATGGCGGGGTCTTCATGACCTTTGCCCGGAGAGGATTGAGGAGCTTCAAATGCGATTGACCATCAAGGCGCGTCATCTGGTGGGGACCAGCTGCCTCGGCATGATGCTGGCCTGTGCGCCGGCCGTGTCGGCGCAAGAGACCGGGCCGCAGGACGCGGAGACGCAGCGCGCGGGCATCGAGGATATCGTCGTGACGGCCAACCGCCGGACCGAAAATGTTCAGGATGTGCCGCTGTCGATCACCGCCATTTCGTCATCCGACATCGAAAGCGAACGGATCCAGTCGACGTCCGATCTCGGCCGGCTCGTGCCGACGATCACCGATGCCGGTCTGCCCGCGGTTTCGGGCGGCGGTCTCACCATCCGCGGCATTCGCGGAAATGATCGCTCGGCGGGTGCCGATCCGCCAAACGGCCTCTTCGTCGATGGCGTCTATTTCGGGCGCCCCGAAGATGGTGACGCATTGCTGTTCGACGTCGAACGCATCGAAGTGCTGCGCGGTCCGCAGGGCACATTATTCGGGAAGAATGTCGTCGGCGGCGCGATCAACGTGACGACCAAGGCTCCCTCTCAGAAGCTCGAGGCCATCGTCACCGGCACCTATGGCAATTACAATCGCATCGAAGGCCAGGCCGCCGTCTCGGGACCGCTCACCGACACGATCGCGGCCGGGATTTCGGTCCAGTCGCAATCATCGGATGGCTATGCCCACAATGTGATCACCGGCAACGACCTGATGGGGACGAGCCGGAACGCGATCCGCGGGCGGATCGACTTCGAGGTGACACCCGAGTTCACCAGCTCCTTCTCGGCCAATTACGAGCGCGTCCGCGATGGCGGTCTCGCTTCCTATGAAGTCGCGAAGCCGGCGCTGCCGGCGGCCTATTATCCCGTCGATCTCGACCAGCCGCGCGATGCGGCTCAGAATATCGACGGGTTCCGCAATCGCAACGCCTTCAGCTTCATCGCGACACAGAATTACCGGGGCGAGGCGATCGGCTTCAAATCGATCACGGCCTATCGCGGATCGAGCAACCACACCTTCTATGACGTCGACGGCACTCCGCTGCCGATCACCAGTCAGGAGCAGTTCGATCGCTACCGGCAGTTCAGCCAGGAATTGCAGCTCTCGTCGCCCGAGGATGCCAAGGCGCTGCGCTGGGTCGCCGGACTCTATTATTTCCGAGCAACGACCGACCAGCTGACCGAGAATATCATCCGGCCGCCCGACGGGACGTTCGTGAATGTCCTCAACAACCAGCTCGGCTTCGGACCCGGACCGCATGTCACGCCCAACTCGCAGGATGTGCTGACGATCAACTATGCGGCTTTCGGGCAGGCGACGCTGGCGGTCACCGACCAGCTTAACCTGACCGCGGGCATTCGCTACACGATCGAGAAGAAGAAGGGCATGTCGGCGACCTTCGGCGACCGCGACGTCTCGCTCTTCCCGGGGCTTCCCGAGTTGCTCCCGCCGGTTGCCGGCGGGCCGCTCACCGGGCGGATCGAAGGCAATATCGATCGCACCTGGAAAGCATGGACCCCGCGCGTCGCGATCGACTATTCGCCGGTCGAGGACATCATGTTCTATGCCTCGGCGTCGCGCGGCTTCAAGGGCGGCGGCTTCACTGGCCAGAACGGCTCGCTCGCGACGATCAGCCGGACCTTCAATCCTGAATTTGCCTGGAACTACGAGCTCGGTCTGCGCTCGCGCTTCCTCGACAACCGGGCGCAGGTCAATGCGACGCTGTACCAGATGGATTACAGCAATCTGCAGGTCACGACGATCATCGGCACTTCGCGGGTCACCGACAATGCCGCGAATGCGCGCATCCGGGGGCTCGAGGTCGAGACCGAGTTCATCCCGGTCGACGGGCTGACCACGGCTTTGTCCTACGCCTACACCGACGCCAAATATCGCGACTATATCGACGGCTCGGGACGCGATCTCAGCGGGAATAAATTCCCCGGGGTGTCGCGGCACGTCATCAACCTTCGCGCCGATTATGCGTGGGACGTCGGTGGCGGAGAGCTGACCTTGTCGGGCGGTCTCACCTACCGGAGCAAGCGTCCGAACAATTCGGTCAACTCGCCCGAGGTGACGGTCGCGCCGGTGACGACCTATGACGCGTCGCTCGCCTATGAGAAGGGCAGCGTCGAGCTCCGGCTCTGGGCGCGGAATATCACCAACGAGCGCTACATCGTGACAGCGAACGACGTGACAGCCTTCTTCTATCTGTCGCCGACCTCGGCAAATGCGACGACGTCGAGCTTCCTCGTCAACTATTCCCAGCCGCGGACCTTCGGCATCACCGGAACCTGGCGCTACTGACGAGCTTCCGGGGGGCACCGGACACTGGCCGGGTGGCGCGAAGGCGCCGCCCGGCTTCTTTGTGCCTGTAACAAACGGGCCGAGGATTTGGACGCGTTCGTTTGAGGTTTGACGAACTGGTCGGCATGACCGCGCACGGATATGGCGGAGCGGAGCGATTCTCTCGCGCCCGGAAGGTGAACGCGGACTTGCAGCCTTGATTGCCGGGATGTGGCAGGCCAGTCTGTCCGTTCGCTGATTCCGAGGTGGGCAAATATGCATGTGCGGCAAATCGTCATGGGGGACGCACCAGCCGTTCAGGCGATTTACGCGCCCTATGTGACTGCCACCACCATCTCGTTCGAGGAGGTGGCGCCCGACATTGCCGAAATCGAAAGGCGCATGGCTGCCATTCTGCCGCGCTATCCCTATCTGGTAGCCGAAGTGGATGGGCGGGTTGTCGGTTATGCCTATGCCTCCGAACACAGGACGCGCGCGGCATACCGGACATCAGTCGACGTCGCGGTCTATGTGGCGCAGGGCGCCCAACGGAGCGGCGTCGCGCGGTGTTTATATTCTCGCTTGCTGCCTGCCGCAGCGGGCTTGGGCTATCACGCCGCCTTTGCCGGCATTGCGCTGCCGAACGAGGCGAGCGTCCGTCTGCACGAAGCGATGGGTTTCGAGCCAGTTGGAATCTATCGCGAGGTCGGACGAAAATTTGATGCTTGGCACGATGTCGGTTGGTGGCAGCGCCTGTTGTGATCGACGCCGGAGAGCTAGGCGCCGACGAAGGTCAAGGACCAATCGGATAACCTGATGCGTTAGCCGGCTCCTATCACCGGTCTCACGCTGAATGACACGGCCCGAGCGTTTCAATGATCCGGCAATCGTCGATCGTGCCTTGCTCGCATGTCGTCAATATGCGGCTCAACTCGGCGCGCATCTTGGCCAGATCGGCTATCTTGGCGTCAATCTCCTCAAGATGGCGCGTGGTGATTTCATCAACCGCGCCGCAAGAGCGGGACCGATCGTCGGCGAGGGCCAGAAGTTCGCGGACATCGTCGAGGCGAAACCCCAGATCGCGTGCGCGCCGAATGAAGGACAGCCGTTGTCCATGTTCATTGCCGTAGCTGCGATAATTGGCGGACGTTCGCGCTGCCCGCGGCAGGAGACCCTCCTTCTCGTAGAAGCGGATCGTCTCCGTTTTCGTTTTCGTGATCCGGGCAAGCTCGCCGATGCGCATGACCTCAACCTTATAGTTTCTGCAAGGTTGGTTTAGCGGCGCTTGACCGGATGCTCAATGCCCGCCGAATTTGAACCGGACGCCGCCATTGACGACGAACCCATCGGTCGGTCCCCAGGCATCGACGGTCCAGCTTCCGTCCGGTGCGCGCTGCGGAAGCAGCAGCGGATCATATTTGGTCTGGCGGATGTTGAGGATATTCTCGGCATTTACGAACAGGCTGACCTTGCCGAGCGTGATTTCGCCGAGCGCGCCGAGTTCGAAATAGGGGCGGCTGCGCGCGCGATAGGGATTGTCGTCGAGTTGCTGGCGGCCGGTGTAATAGGCTTCGATCCCGATGCGCCCCTTGCCATGCTCCTCCCACATCCCGACGAGGCCGGCGCTGTGACGCGGGGTACGCGGCGTGGTGCGGCGGCCGGTGCCCGACGGGTCGGGTTCGCTGGCGTCGACGAAGACATAACTGCCGGTGACCGAGAAGCCTTGCCAGCGATAGCGCAGCATCAACTCGCCGCCGCGCGTGCGCGTCGTGCCGGCGGCATTGACGAGGCGCACGCTGTCGGCATCGACATCGACGAGCTGGACGGCATTGTCGATGTCGGAGGCGAAAAGGGTGAAGCTCGCTTCGATCGGCCCCTTGGCATAGCCGAAGTCGAGCGAGGCGGTCTTCGCGGTTTCGGCCTTGAGCGGGCCAAGCGGTTCGAGGCGCGACAGGCCCGCCGCCTCGATCTCGTCGACGAAAGGCGTCGGCGCGTAGAAGCCCTGGCCGAGCGAGGCGCGGATCGTCCACGGGCCGGGGCGATAGAGCGCCGAGAGGCGCGGGCTGAACCGCGTGCCATAGTCGCTGTGGAAATCGACGCGCGCGCTGCCCGCGAGCAGCAGCTCGTCGGTCAGTTCCTGCTCGATCTGTCCGAACAGGCCAGGGACGGTGTAGCTGTAGTCGAAGGTAGGAAAGGCGCGCGAGCGGTAGAGGTCGGCCTGGAATGCCGCACCCGCGAGCCAGTTCGTCGGCCCGCTTTCCCCGGCGAGCGAGGTCTCGGCGAAGAATGTATGTTGATTGTCGGTTTCGGCGCTGGTGCCGAACAGCTGCCGGTGGCGCTGCGTCATCGCCGAAGCCCGCACACCGATCTTGCCAAGATTTTCGACCGGGAATTCGGCGACGAGCCCGGCGTCGAGGCGGCGGCTGTCCTGCGTCAGCGGGAAGGGCTGGCCGTCGGGGGCGGTGCGGCCCGCGAGCGTGCCGCCGGTCCGGTCTTCCTGCGTCGCGCCGACGGTGATCAGTGCGGTCGCGCCATCGTCACCTTCCCAAAAGAGGCGCGGGCGGACCGTCCAGCGGTCGAAGCCCGGCATGTCGATCCAGCCGTCATCGTCGAGATCCTTGCGAGTCTGGCGATGATAGCCGCCGGTGAGCGAATAGCTCCAGTTCGCAGCCAACGGTCCCGCCGTATAGCCGGTGACGTCCTGCCCGTCGCGGGTCGTGGCATTGGCGAGCAGTTCGGCCTCGGCCTCGGCACGCGGGCGGCGCGAGACAAGGTTGATCACGCCACCGAGGGCGGAGGGGCCGTACAGCGCCGATGCCGACCCCTTGATGACCTCGACCTGCCCGAGATCGGTCGGCGGAATCTGGAGCAGACCGATCGATGACGGCTGGCCGCCGTAGAGCGGCAAGCCGTCGGCGAGGAGCTGCGTGTAGCGCCCCGACATACCCTGCATGCGGATGTTCGACGATCCGAGTGACGGCGAGGTGACCTGCACGCGCACGCCCGGCGTTTCGGCGACGAGCATCGAGACATTGCCCGGTGTCATCAGCAGCTTTTCCTCGATCTCCTCGCGGCCGATCACCTCCACGCGGATCGCTTCGTCTTGCACGCGCCGGCCCGAGCGCGTCGCTTGCACGAGGATCTCTTCTTCCTCTTCGTCCGCCTCGTCACGATGCTCCTGCGCATGGGCGGCGGGCGTCCAGAGCAGAAGGCTCTGGGTCATCGCTGTCGCGGCAACGAGAAGGATTTTCGAGGATTTCACGTTAGCGTCTCCGGCAACTTAGATTATTCGGCCGCGCTTTGGGCGGCCCGCCGGTGGCGCCATAAAGGTTGAAGTGGCTACAAGGTCAAGCGCCATATGGCCTTGTCCGGTCTTCGCCGCAGCCGGTCTAAATTCGGGGGCGCGGGCCGGAAAATCCCCCTGATTGGGCGGACGCACGGCCTTCGGCAATGAACCGAAGCCATCTCGCCCGCCCAAGGCGTTTCAGTTTTCGCTCGCTTATGGCGCCTTGCTGATCTGCGTGATCGTCCCGGCCTTGCCGTCCCAGTCGAGTTCGAACGACACCTTGTCGCCGACCTTGATATCCTTGAGCAGTTCGGGCTTCGCGGCAAAGCCCATCGCCATCGGCGGCCATTCGAGTTCGGCGATCGCACCATGATCGAGGGTGACCTGGCCCTTCGCGGTGTCGATTGCGGTCACGGTCCCTTCGCCTTTGCCATGCTTGGCTTCTACCGGCATCGCCATGTCCTTGGCGCCCTCGGCCGGAGCCGCGGTCGCTTCTTCGGCTTTCGGCGCTTCGCTGGGCTTGCCGCAACCGGCAAGTCCGGCGCTGAGGGCAAGCCCCAGCGCGATGGTGATCGATTTCTTCATGTCATTTCTCCTTCGGGTTGATCGCTGTTGGCCGCGGCCTGCGCATCAGCAGATAGGCGGCGGGAATGATGAACATCGAGAGCAGGGGCGCGGTCAGCATGCCGCCGACCATCGGCGCGGCAATCCGGCTCATCACCTCGGAGCCCGTGCCGGTCCCGACGAGGATCGGAAACAGGCCGGCGAGGATAACCGCGACCGTCATCGCCTTGGGCCGGACGCGCAGCAGCGCGCCGTCGCGGACCGCGGCAATCACGTCATCGTCGCCGCGCTGGGCGAGCGCCTGCTTGAGATAGATGAGCATGACCACCCCGAACTCGGCGGCGACGCCGGCGAGCGCAATGAACCCGACCGCGCTCGCGACCGACTGATTATAGCCGAGCAGATAGAGCAGCCAGAGACCGCCGGTGAGCGCGAAAGGCATGGTCGCCATAATGAGCAAAGCCTCGTCCCAGCGGCGGAAGGTGAAGTAGAGCAGGACCAGGATGATCGCGAGCGTGATC is drawn from Sphingopyxis sp. OPL5 and contains these coding sequences:
- a CDS encoding copper-binding protein yields the protein MKKSITIALGLALSAGLAGCGKPSEAPKAEEATAAPAEGAKDMAMPVEAKHGKGEGTVTAIDTAKGQVTLDHGAIAELEWPPMAMGFAAKPELLKDIKVGDKVSFELDWDGKAGTITQISKAP
- a CDS encoding MerR family transcriptional regulator — its product is MRIGELARITKTKTETIRFYEKEGLLPRAARTSANYRSYGNEHGQRLSFIRRARDLGFRLDDVRELLALADDRSRSCGAVDEITTRHLEEIDAKIADLAKMRAELSRILTTCEQGTIDDCRIIETLGPCHSA
- a CDS encoding TonB-dependent receptor plug domain-containing protein is translated as MTQSLLLWTPAAHAQEHRDEADEEEEEILVQATRSGRRVQDEAIRVEVIGREEIEEKLLMTPGNVSMLVAETPGVRVQVTSPSLGSSNIRMQGMSGRYTQLLADGLPLYGGQPSSIGLLQIPPTDLGQVEVIKGSASALYGPSALGGVINLVSRRPRAEAEAELLANATTRDGQDVTGYTAGPLAANWSYSLTGGYHRQTRKDLDDDGWIDMPGFDRWTVRPRLFWEGDDGATALITVGATQEDRTGGTLAGRTAPDGQPFPLTQDSRRLDAGLVAEFPVENLGKIGVRASAMTQRHRQLFGTSAETDNQHTFFAETSLAGESGPTNWLAGAAFQADLYRSRAFPTFDYSYTVPGLFGQIEQELTDELLLAGSARVDFHSDYGTRFSPRLSALYRPGPWTIRASLGQGFYAPTPFVDEIEAAGLSRLEPLGPLKAETAKTASLDFGYAKGPIEASFTLFASDIDNAVQLVDVDADSVRLVNAAGTTRTRGGELMLRYRWQGFSVTGSYVFVDASEPDPSGTGRRTTPRTPRHSAGLVGMWEEHGKGRIGIEAYYTGRQQLDDNPYRARSRPYFELGALGEITLGKVSLFVNAENILNIRQTKYDPLLLPQRAPDGSWTVDAWGPTDGFVVNGGVRFKFGGH
- a CDS encoding TonB-dependent receptor, whose protein sequence is MRLTIKARHLVGTSCLGMMLACAPAVSAQETGPQDAETQRAGIEDIVVTANRRTENVQDVPLSITAISSSDIESERIQSTSDLGRLVPTITDAGLPAVSGGGLTIRGIRGNDRSAGADPPNGLFVDGVYFGRPEDGDALLFDVERIEVLRGPQGTLFGKNVVGGAINVTTKAPSQKLEAIVTGTYGNYNRIEGQAAVSGPLTDTIAAGISVQSQSSDGYAHNVITGNDLMGTSRNAIRGRIDFEVTPEFTSSFSANYERVRDGGLASYEVAKPALPAAYYPVDLDQPRDAAQNIDGFRNRNAFSFIATQNYRGEAIGFKSITAYRGSSNHTFYDVDGTPLPITSQEQFDRYRQFSQELQLSSPEDAKALRWVAGLYYFRATTDQLTENIIRPPDGTFVNVLNNQLGFGPGPHVTPNSQDVLTINYAAFGQATLAVTDQLNLTAGIRYTIEKKKGMSATFGDRDVSLFPGLPELLPPVAGGPLTGRIEGNIDRTWKAWTPRVAIDYSPVEDIMFYASASRGFKGGGFTGQNGSLATISRTFNPEFAWNYELGLRSRFLDNRAQVNATLYQMDYSNLQVTTIIGTSRVTDNAANARIRGLEVETEFIPVDGLTTALSYAYTDAKYRDYIDGSGRDLSGNKFPGVSRHVINLRADYAWDVGGGELTLSGGLTYRSKRPNNSVNSPEVTVAPVTTYDASLAYEKGSVELRLWARNITNERYIVTANDVTAFFYLSPTSANATTSSFLVNYSQPRTFGITGTWRY
- a CDS encoding arsinothricin resistance N-acetyltransferase ArsN1 family B, producing the protein MAGQSVRSLIPRWANMHVRQIVMGDAPAVQAIYAPYVTATTISFEEVAPDIAEIERRMAAILPRYPYLVAEVDGRVVGYAYASEHRTRAAYRTSVDVAVYVAQGAQRSGVARCLYSRLLPAAAGLGYHAAFAGIALPNEASVRLHEAMGFEPVGIYREVGRKFDAWHDVGWWQRLL